In Notolabrus celidotus isolate fNotCel1 chromosome 10, fNotCel1.pri, whole genome shotgun sequence, one DNA window encodes the following:
- the ifih1 gene encoding interferon-induced helicase C domain-containing protein 1, translating to MASEQDDVNLRLIEDLTPRLRELIVVERVLDHLDFIKNDVREKIRQKAKTEGDLSAVDLLIASITKKPHSPGWFSAFVDALSNTGLIHAAECIQLNQKPEEEAENEYCVKLIQILSPSLVEMKTVDVCLKCFSSGLLNQDDKELIEAAIQNHGSRSGARELLRAIVRGHSRWFSTFLSVLRDTGHQHLYELTGGSSDCDNKGCDEKMCSFKDEPTGSDVTMESQAEADGSGSIEFMETSTTENPQDEDLYAAGGQSSESRLQSNSMELSQPAGTDSEAATRGPETAHIVLRDYQKDVAGPALEGENIIICLPTGSGKTRVAVYITKTHLDSRRAEKRPGKVVVLVNKVPLVEQHYSSEFLPFLKPTYKVERVSGDCQHKISFTEIVKRNDVIICTAQILENYLERSNSEEDEGVNLSDLSLIVIDECHHTQKGEVYNHIMMRYLKQKHKNFRLKKELKEQVPLPQILGLTASPGVGEATTMEQAKEHILRICANLDAVNIMSKSIGEFRKDQRTKIVTVEDRKQDPFGDVIKNIMNAIHVHADLSPNCDLGSQNYEQWIIQKERTAATEEDHKVRVCAEHLRQYSEGLNLSNTIRMHDSLSFLNKYQEDALKKKATPEDEESIQITDSERFLFSLFRENKEELQRLAKMPQYENDSLSKLRSNILQEFSSRDTARGIIFTKTRRSALALTQWIQENPKFADIGVKASYIIGGGDQSVVKPMTSAEQKDVLNKFGKGDVNLLIATSVAEEGLDIPECNIVIQYGQLTNEIAMIQARGRGRAKDSSYILIEVKGSAVSEKECVNEFRINMMNKAIDKIRAMIREDYNKKIEDLQYQSIMEEMVRMKKKRQSEIKNESPSDVQFNCRGCSQPVCTGEDVQVIENVHRVNVTAEFKELFNQTENASLQERLLDYETKGFISCKRCGQKWGSMMFYKGIDCPCLHVKNFVVTVSGKKITKCTKWKDLAVKFSPFDYAENARRLMLDDEYL from the exons ATGGCATCCGAGCAGGATGATGTGAACCTGCGGCTCATTGAAGACCTTACACCGAGGCTAAGAGAGCTTATCGTGGTGGAGCGAGTCCTGGATCATTTAGATTTTATCAAAAACGATGTAAGGGAAAAGATTAGACAGAAGGCGAAAACCGAGGGTGatctgtcagctgtggatcTCCTCATTGCATCCATCACCAAGAAGCCTCACAGTCCCGGCTGGTTCAGTGCATTTGTTGACGCGCTGTCAAACACAGGTTTAATCCACGCAGCTGAATGCATACAGCTGAATCAAAAACCCGAAGAAGAGGCAGAGAATGAATACTGTGTCAAGCTTATCCAAATACTGTCCCCAAGTCTTGTGGAAATGAAGACTGTGGATGTGTGCCTCAAGTGTTTCTCAAGTGGCCTGCTGAACCAGGACGACAAGGAGCTT ATTGAAGCTGCAATACAAAATCATGGGTCCAGGAGTGGAGCCCGAGAACTCCTGAGAGCAATAGTAAGAGGACATTCACGGTGGTTTTCTACATTTCTCAGTGTCCTGCGGGACACTGGACATCAACACTTGTATGAGCTGACTGGAGGATCATCTGACTGTGACAATAAAG GCTGTGATGAGAAAATGTGTTCATTCAAAGATGaaccaacaggaagtgatgttaCCATGGAGAGCCAAGCAGAAGCTGATGGAAGCGGCAGCATAGAGTTCATGGAAACCAGCACAACCGAGAACCCTCAGGATGAAG ATCTGTACGCAGCGGGGGGCCAGAGTTCTGAATCCAGACTGCAGTCAAACAGCATGGAGCTCTCACAACCAG CTGGGACTGACTCAGAGGCAGCAACCAGAGGCCCAGAAACAGCACATATTGTTCTCCGAGATTATCAGAAGGATGTAGCTGGACCTGCCTTGGAGGGGGAAAACATCATCATATGCCTCCCGACAGGAAGTGGTAAAACCAGAGTTGCAGTTTATATTACCAAAACACATCTGGACAGCAGGAGGGCCGAAAAGCGACCAGGGAAAGTGGTCGTACTGGTGAACAAG GTCCCCCTCGTGGAGCAGCATTACTCGTCAGAGTTCCTGCCTTTTTTGAAGCCCACATATAAAGTAGAGCGAGTCAGCGGAGACTGCCAGCATAAGATCTCCTTCACAGAAATTGTGAAGAGGAATGACGTCATCATTTGCACAGCCCAGATTCTGGAGAATTACTTGGAGAGGTCTAACAGCGAGGAGGACGAAGGGGTGAACCTAAGCG ATTTGTCACTGATCGTCATAGATGAGTGTCACCACACTCAAAAAGGAGAGGTCTACAATCATATCATGATGCGATACCTGAAGCAGAAGCACAAGAACTTCAGGCTGAAGAAGGAGCTGAAGGAGCAGGTGCCCCTCCCTCAGATCCTGGGTCTGACTGCCTCGCCAGGGGTTGGGGAAGCCACAACAATGGAGCAAGCAAAGGAGCATATACTACGC ATTTGTGCAAACTTGGATGCTGTCAATATCATGTCAAAAAGCATTGGAGAGTTCAGAAAGGACCAAAGGACAAAAATTGTAACCGTTGAAGACAGAAAACAG GATCCTTTTGGTGATGTAATCAAGAACATCATGAATGCCATTCATGTCCATGCTGACCTGAGTCCCAACTGTGACCTCGGCTCTCAGAATTACGAACAGTGGATTATTCAAAAGGAGCGGACTG CGGCAACGGAGGAAGACCACAAAGTGCGGGTTTGTGCGGAGCACCTTCGACAGTACAGCGAGGGCTTGAATCTCAGCAACACGATTCGCATGCATGATTCCCTCAGTTTCCTGAACAAGTACCAGGAGGACGCGTTGAAAAAGAAGGCAACACCTGAAGATGAGGAGAGCATACAAATCACAGACTCTGAGAGATTCCTCTTCAGCTTGTTCAGAG AGAACAAGGAAGAGTTGCAGAGGCTTGCAAAAATGCCGCAGTATGAAAATGACAGCCTGTCAAAACTCAGAAGTAATATTCTGCAAGAATTCAGCAGCCGAGACACGGCCAGAGGGATCATTTTCACCAAAACACGGCGCAGCGCCCTCGCTCTAACTCAGTGGATCCAGGAAAACCCAAAGTTTGCTGACATCGGAGTGAAAGCATCTTATATCATCGGAGGAGGAGACCAGAGTGTTGTTAAACCAATGACCTCT GCAGAGCAAAAGGACGTGCTGAATAAATTTGGCAAAGGGGACGTCAACTTGCTGATTGCCACCTCTGTGGCTGAGGAAGGGCTGGACATACCAGAGTGCAATATTGTGATCCAATATGGCCAACTGACCAATGAGATTGCTATGATTCAG gccagaggcagaggaagagctAAGGACAGCAGTTACATTCTGATCGAGGTCAAAGGCTCGGCCGTTTCTGAAAAGGAGTGTGTCAATGAGTTCCGCATCAACATGATGAACAAAGCAATCGACAAAATCCGAGCCATGATTCGGGAGGACTACAATAAAAag ATCGAAGATTTACAGTATCAGTCTATAATGGAAGAGATGGTgagaatgaagaagaagaggcagagcGAAATAAAGAACGAGAGCCCATCTGACGTGCAGTTCAACTGCCGTGGCTGCAGCCAGCCTGTCTGCACTGGTGAAGATGTCCAGGTCATCGAAAATGTGCACAGAGTCAATGTCACAGCTGAGTTCAA GGAACTTTTCAATCAGACAGAGAATGCCAGTCTTCAAGAGAGACTTCTTGATTATGAGACCAAGGGCTTCATATCATGCAAACGCTGTGGGCAG AAGTGGGGCTCCATGATGTTTTACAAGGGGATTGACTGCCCCTGTCTCCACGTGAAAAACTTTGTGGTGACAGTCAGCGGAAAGAAGATCACCAAATGCACCAAGTGGAAGGATCTTGCCGTCAAGTTTTCTCCCTTTGACTATGCTGAAAATGCAAGACGACTAATGTTAGACGATGAATACTTGTAA
- the gcgb gene encoding glucagon b — MTSVHSLAGLLLLIIVQSSWQAPDQDTDRNPMLLTENSMLSEPIELPNMKRHSEGTFSNDYSKYLETRRAQDFVQWLKNSKRNGSLFRRHADGTYTSDVSSYLQDQAAKEFVTWLKNGRGRRD, encoded by the exons ATGACGAGTGTTCACTCTTTGGCTGGACTCCTGCTCCTCATCATTGTCCAAAGCAGCTGGCAGGCACCTGATCAGGACACAGACCGAAACCCCAT GCTTTTGACTGAAAATTCCATGCTGAGTGAACCCATTGAGCTCCCAAACATGAAGAGACattcagagggaactttttccAATGACTACAGCAAATACCTGGAGACAAGAAGAGCACAAGACTTTGTCCAGTGGCTTAAGAATTCAAAAAGGAATGG GAGTCTATTCAGACGCCATGCAGACGGCACCTACACCAGTGATGTGAGCTCCTACCTGCAGGACCAGGCTGCCAAGGAGTTTGTGACCTGGCTGAAGAATGGCCGAGGCAGGAGAGATTAA
- the fap gene encoding dipeptidyl peptidase 4, whose amino-acid sequence MVCSRVLWGVVGAAVLITLITVTALYVNKSDGKRPFTIDDYFNDTIRWRSYNLYWISDKEYLHKTRDGNVFLHNAETKEESPYLSNSTFAQVDATDYLLSGDYKYIAFESNVTKKWRHSFTASYSIYDRKNLTFVTKSLPTVVQYFAWASTGNRYAYVVDYNIFVRSDVNAEAVQLTHNGKKNEILNGIPDWVYEEEVFASNGAIWWSTTGKLLAYAEFNDTNVHKVEFPWYGSEQYPETVSVPYPKAGSPLTTVKLYVVDTTNPSRRSQVLPPASVASGDHILCSVNWLTDERFAVQWLTRQQNYVVVQIYDFDGSNWSESQKFEQTSKTGWVGHYVPLPLFFAEDKLSFYKVMSDTQGYKHIHYVKDGQATPITSGKWEVIYISKLTKDAIYFVSNEYKGTPVKRNLYKVMIGSSPSAPQCLTCSLKEDRCQYNSAYFSFDASYYRMDCYGPGFPLFTLMDNTGPVKELSVLEDNKELENMLSEFQMPTMQYGTLKIAGFDLWYQMMLPPNFKKSKKYPLLIDVYGGPCSQRVDYRFKLNWGTYLSSSHGIIFASFDGRGSGYQGDEILHSIYKRLGTFEVEDQLTAVRKFIDMGFIDKDRIAIWGWSYGGYVTSMALGAGSGLLKCGIAVAPVAKWEYYDAVYTERYMGKPTENSESYKNSSVTARAQNFKTVDYLLVHGTADDNVHFQQAAQISKALVDMQVDFEAMWYTDKDHTLRGSAYHHTYNLMSHFLQKCLVNPK is encoded by the exons ATG GTCTGCAGCAGGGTGCTGTGGGGGGTGGTAGGGGCGGCTGTCCTCATCACATTAATAACAGTCACAGCACTTTatgtaaaca AGTCTGATGGGAAGAGGCCGTTCACCATCGATGATTACTTCAATGACACCATTAGGTGGAGATCCTACAATTTGTACTGGATATCAG ACAAGGAGTATCTGCATAAAACAAGAGATGGGAATGTCTTCCTCCACAATGCTGAAACTAAGGAGGAGTCACCATATTTGAGCAATTCAACCTTT GCCCAGGTGGATGCAACAGATTACTTGTTATCAGGAGATTATAAATACATTGCTTTTGAAAGCAACGTAACAAAG AAATGGAGACATTCCTTCACAGCCTCTTACTCCATCTATGACAGAAAGAATTT AACATTTGTTACGAAGAGTCTTCCAACTGTTGTGCAGTACTTTGCGTGGGCCTCAACAGGAAACAGATAT GCTTACGTCGTAGATTACAACATTTTTGTCAGGTCTGACGTCAACGCTGAAGCTGTACAACTGACCCACAATGGGAAAAAGAATGAGATCCTCAATGGTATCCCTGACTGGGTATATGAGG AGGAAGTATTTGCATCAAATGGGGCAATATGGTGGTCCACAACCGGCAAACTTCTGGCTTACGCAGAGTTTAATGATACAAATGTTCACAAAGTGGAGTTCCCCTGGTATGGATCTGAGCAATACCCGGAGACAGTGTCTGTCCCATACCCAAAG GCTGGGTCACCCCTTACCACGGTGAAACTGTATGTGGTTGATACGACAAATCCATCCCGCCGCTCTCAGGTGCTTCCTCCAGCTTCTGTTGCTTCTGG TGATCACATTTTGTGCTCAGTGAACTGGCTTACAGACGAACGCTTTGCTGTGCAGTGGCTCACCAGACAACAGAATTACGTGGTTGTACAGATTTATGACTTTGATGGAAGCAACTGGAGTGAAAGTCAG AAATTTGAGCAAACCAGCAAGACGGGCTGGGTCGGCCAT TACGTACCCCTGCCTCTGTTCTTCGCTGAAGACAAACTCAGTTTCTACAAAGTGATGAGTGATACTCAGGGCTACAAACACATTCATTATGTCAAAGAT GGCCAAGCAACACCTATTACCTCAGGGAAGTGGGAAGTCATCTACATATCCAAATTAACAAAAGATGCCAT ATATTTTGTGAGTAATGAGTACAAAGGAACACCTGTTAAGAGAAATCTTTACAA ggttatgattggaAGCAGCCCCTCGGCCCCTCAGTGCCTCACCTGCAGCCTGAAGGAGGACAGGTGTCAGTACAACTCTGCTTACTTCAGCTTTGACGCCTCATACTACCGAATGGACTGCTATG GACCTGGGTTTCCCCTCTTCACACTCATGGACAACACGGGGCCAGTCAAAG AGCTCTCTGTTCTTGAGGACAACAAGGAGCTGGAAAATATGCTGTCAGAATTTCAAATGCCAACTATGCAGTATGGCACACTGAAGATCGCAGGATTTG ATCTCTGGTATCAAATGATGTTGCCACCAAATTTCAAGAAGTCTAAAAAATACCCCCTTCTCATTGATGT GTATGGTGGCCCCTGTAGTCAGAGGGTGGACTATCGCTTCAAGCTGAACTGGGGGACGTACCTCTCCAGCTCACACGGGATCATCTTCGCCAGCTTTGATGGACGGGGAAGTGGTTATCAAGGTGACGAAATATTGCACTCCATCTACAAGCGCCTTGGGACGTTTGAAGTTGAAGATCAGCTAACAGCTGTGAG GAAATTCATCGACATGGGTTTTATCGATAAAGACAGAATAGCGATATGGGGCTGG TCATACGGTGGTTACGTCACCTCCATGGCCCTGGGTGCTGGAAGTGGACTCTTAAAGTGTGGGATAGCAGTTGCCCCAGTAGCCAAGTGGGAATATTATG ATGCAGTGTACACTGAGCGCTACATGGGCAAGCCCACTGAGAACTCAGAATCCTACAAA AATTCTTCAGTGACAGCCAGAGCTCAGAACTTCAAAACAGTGGACTATCTGTTGGTTCACGGCACAGCAGATG ACAACGTCCATTTCCAGCAAGCAGCTCAGATCTCCAAAGCTCTGGTGGACATGCAAGTGGACTTTGAAGCAATG TGGTACACTGACAAGGACCACACACTCAGAGGATCAGCCTACCATCACACCTATAACCTCATGAGCCACTTCCTGCAGAAATGCCTTGTTAATCCCAAATAG